A DNA window from Arachis duranensis cultivar V14167 chromosome 3, aradu.V14167.gnm2.J7QH, whole genome shotgun sequence contains the following coding sequences:
- the LOC107478596 gene encoding probable lactoylglutathione lyase, chloroplastic: MACSIRPTLSSFRFSTVASRSLSRPFLRLPSITTRALGESNRLRATGMVRRDGNFMRVMASQASTAASPENTLEWVKQDKRRMLHVVYRVGDLDRTIKFYTECLGMKLLRKRDIPEERYTNAFLGYGPEDSHFVIELTYNYGVDKYDIGAGFGHFGIAVDDVAKTVELIRAKGGKITREPGPVKGGSTVIAFIEDPDGYKFELLERGPTPEPLCQVMLRVGDLKRSIEFYEKAFGMELLRTRDNPEYKYTIAMMGYGPEDKSTVLELTYNYGVKEYDKGNAYAQIAIGTDDVYKTAEAVKLAGGKITREPGPLPGINTKITACLDPDGWKTVFVDNVDFLKELE; the protein is encoded by the exons ATGGCTTGTTCGATTCGTCCCACTCTCTCTTCGTTTCGCTTTTCAACCGTTGCTTCTCGTTCTCTCTCCCGCCCCTTCCTCCGCCTTCCCTCTATCACTACCA GAGCATTAGGTGAATCCAATAGATTGAGAGCAACGGGGATGGTGAGGCGAGATGGGAATTTCATGAGAGTGATGGCTTCCCAAGCAAGCACCGCTGCTTCCCCCGAGAACACACTCGAATGGGTCAAGCAAGATAAGCGAAGGATGCTTCATGTTGTCTACCGTGTTGGCGATTTGGACAGGACTATCAA GTTTTATACAGAGTGCCTGGGAATGAAGCTCCTCAGGAAGCGTGACATACCTGAGGAGAGATATACTAATGCCTTTCTTGGATATGGCCCCGAAGATTCGCACTTTGTTATTGAACTCACTTACA ATTATGGAGTTGACAAGTATGACATTGGAGCTGGATTTGGACATTTCGGCATTGCTGTTGATGAT GTTGCAAAAACAGTGGAACTAATAAGAGCGAAGGGTGGCAAGATAACTAGAGAGCCTGGTCCTGTCAAGGGAGGCAGCACGGTCATTGCATTCATTGAAGATCCTGATGGCTACAAATTTGAACTTTTGGAGAGAGGCCCCACTCCTGAGCCCTTGTGCCAAGTGATGCTTCGAGTCGGTGATCTTAAGCGTTCCATAGAATTTTATGAGAAG GCTTTTGGTATGGAGCTCCTTCGCACTCGAGATAATCCAGAATACAAG TATACCATAGCAATGATGGGTTATGGTCCAGAAGATAAAAGTACTGTTCTGGAATTGACTTACAATTATGGAGTCAAAGAATATGATAAAGGAAATGCTTATGCTCAG ATAGCAATAGGCACAGATGATGTGTACAAAACTGCAGAAGCTGTTAAGTTAGCTGGAGGAAAGATTACTCGGGAACCTGGACCACTGCCTGGTATCAACACAAAAATTACAGCATGCTTGGATCCTGATGGTTGGAAGACG GTTTTTGTAGATAATGTTgatttccttaaggagttggaGTAA